In Verrucomicrobiia bacterium, a genomic segment contains:
- a CDS encoding sensor histidine kinase: MKEFEKKFANKYATALHRFLNDATELHLEQAYELGRKAINKGVGVLAMARIHQQSLADFGMHALTITEQTYSWKQSELFFLEALSPFEATHRGFSEANLRLQELIKVFEKRNVELARMNQELESEVAQRKKSEKALRENQKQLRDLSEKILHIQEQERTRISRELHDDVGQALTAINVNLTLHKKNLEAPLENLHAKVLETQKLVEEAMERMHRFAHELRPAMLDDLGLIPALRSYVKGFADRSGIIVDLRTDASAEMLGPDSKTTVFRVVQESLNNVAKHAKASRVDLSVEKMDEQIHVFIKDNGQAFSVKEKIHGKNKRLGLLGMQERVRLVDGAFQIKSKVGQGTTVHVKLPFINTLNTPPPPQKHHAKDNCITC; encoded by the coding sequence ATGAAAGAGTTCGAGAAAAAATTCGCGAACAAGTACGCCACAGCGTTGCATCGTTTTCTGAATGATGCGACGGAGCTGCATTTGGAGCAGGCCTACGAACTCGGGCGCAAAGCGATCAACAAAGGCGTCGGCGTCCTCGCCATGGCTCGAATCCATCAACAATCGTTGGCGGACTTCGGCATGCACGCTCTGACGATCACCGAGCAGACCTATTCCTGGAAGCAGTCCGAACTGTTCTTTCTCGAAGCCCTGTCACCTTTCGAAGCCACTCATCGCGGCTTCAGTGAAGCAAACCTCCGTCTGCAAGAACTCATCAAGGTCTTTGAAAAACGTAATGTCGAGCTGGCCAGGATGAATCAGGAACTCGAAAGCGAAGTCGCCCAGCGCAAGAAGTCGGAGAAAGCCTTGCGAGAGAATCAAAAACAACTGCGGGATCTCTCCGAAAAGATTTTGCACATCCAGGAACAGGAACGCACACGCATCAGCCGCGAACTGCACGATGACGTAGGTCAGGCCCTGACAGCCATCAACGTCAATCTGACGTTGCATAAAAAGAATCTGGAAGCGCCACTAGAAAATCTTCACGCCAAGGTGCTTGAAACGCAGAAACTCGTGGAAGAGGCGATGGAGCGGATGCACCGCTTTGCCCATGAATTGCGGCCAGCAATGCTGGATGACCTTGGGCTTATCCCTGCCCTGCGCTCTTACGTGAAAGGTTTTGCCGATCGCAGCGGCATCATCGTAGATCTCCGTACGGATGCTTCAGCAGAGATGCTGGGGCCAGACAGCAAAACGACCGTGTTCCGCGTTGTGCAAGAAAGCCTCAACAACGTGGCCAAACACGCGAAAGCCAGCCGCGTGGATCTGAGCGTGGAGAAAATGGATGAACAAATCCATGTCTTCATCAAAGACAACGGACAGGCTTTTTCCGTAAAAGAAAAGATCCATGGAAAGAATAAGCGCCTCGGCCTCTTGGGCATGCAGGAACGCGTGCGTCTGGTAGATGGCGCGTTCCAGATAAAATCCAAAGTCGGCCAAGGCACCACCGTCCACGTAAAACTACCTTTCATCAACACCCTCAACACTCCACCCCCACCCCAAAAACACCATGCAAAAGATAACTGTATTACTTGCTGA
- a CDS encoding response regulator transcription factor encodes MQKITVLLADDHTVVRQGLRALLQTEPNIEVVGEAENGRQAVQLVTKLMPDVVVMDIAMPLLNGLEATRQITREAPGTKVLILSSYNDDEYVHQLTEAGACGYLVKQTAANDLVKAISEARRGNAYFSPSISKRLLDHYREAFVKGTPVSKTGDLLTSRESEVLQLIAEGKANKQIAAELCISIKTVEKHRQQVMNKLHIHDIAGLTRYAISKGIIESNVVHSTLAV; translated from the coding sequence ATGCAAAAGATAACTGTATTACTTGCTGATGATCACACAGTAGTCCGTCAGGGCCTGCGCGCCCTGCTCCAAACGGAACCCAACATCGAAGTCGTAGGCGAAGCTGAGAATGGCCGTCAGGCGGTGCAGCTCGTCACCAAGCTTATGCCCGATGTCGTGGTCATGGACATCGCCATGCCCTTGCTCAACGGCCTCGAAGCCACACGCCAAATCACGCGTGAAGCACCCGGAACGAAAGTGCTCATCCTCTCCTCCTACAACGATGACGAGTATGTGCATCAACTCACCGAAGCCGGTGCGTGCGGTTATCTCGTGAAGCAAACGGCGGCGAATGATCTCGTGAAGGCGATCAGTGAAGCGCGTCGCGGCAATGCGTATTTCAGCCCGTCTATCTCTAAGCGCCTCCTCGACCACTATCGCGAAGCGTTCGTGAAAGGCACACCCGTCAGCAAGACTGGTGATCTGCTCACCTCACGCGAATCCGAGGTGCTGCAATTGATCGCGGAAGGCAAAGCGAACAAACAGATCGCGGCGGAACTGTGCATCAGCATCAAGACGGTGGAGAAGCATCGTCAGCAGGTGATGAACAAGCTGCACATCCATGACATCGCCGGTCTGACGCGCTATGCGATCTCGAAGGGCATCATCGAGAGCAATGTGGTGCATAGCACGCTGGCGGTTTGA